The genomic segment CCGGAGGGCATGGGGAGGCGAGCCGGGCCTCGTGCGGGCCGCCGCCAGCGTCGACCGACAGAAGCAGGCCCGGATCATCCGGGCCGCCCGCGCGGTTTACGCCGGGAGGCCTGATCTTGCCCAATTGCCCGCTCGGTTCGACGTGGTGACGGTGGAACTCAGCGCGGCGGGTGAGCCGGGTGCCGTCCGGCATGTTCCCGCCGCGTTTGACCTGAACGGTTAGCGGCGGCCGTCGCCTTCGCCAGGATGCCGGCGGACGTAGAAGAGCGCAGCCAGGGTTTTGGCGTCCGCCAGTTGCCCACGAGTGGCCATGCGCTCCAGTTCCTCGGGGTCAAACCAGCGGACCTCGGTGATGACCTCGGCCTCGTCCAGGTGGCGGTGCCCCGGACGCAGGTCATGGGCGAAGACCAGGTGCATCCTCTCGCTCGAGTACCCCGGGGCCAGGTAAAACGAGGCAGCCCGCTCGAGGCGCCCCGCGACCAATCCCGTCTCCTCCTCGAGTTCCCGCGCCGCGGCGGCGAGGGGGTCTTCCCCAGGCCGCAGCGTCCCCGCCGGCACCTCCCACAGCCACTCGTCCACGGCGGGGCGCAGCTGCCGCACCAGCGCCACCTTGCCGTCCCGCACGGGTACAA from the Bacillota bacterium genome contains:
- a CDS encoding YraN family protein, yielding MTGPRHAFRQQAGQRAEEAARRYLQARGWAILACNFRRRSGEIDLVAKDPQGTVVFVEVRARRAWGGEPGLVRAAASVDRQKQARIIRAARAVYAGRPDLAQLPARFDVVTVELSAAGEPGAVRHVPAAFDLNG
- a CDS encoding NUDIX hydrolase, coding for MEFTWREKVVEVRGKPHTYHVLEHPGSVAVVPVRDGKVALVRQLRPAVDEWLWEVPAGTLRPGEDPLAAAARELEEETGLVAGRLERAASFYLAPGYSSERMHLVFAHDLRPGHRHLDEAEVITEVRWFDPEELERMATRGQLADAKTLAALFYVRRHPGEGDGRR